Part of the Phocoena phocoena chromosome 8, mPhoPho1.1, whole genome shotgun sequence genome, TTCTAAAAATTATAGGTCATAAAATGTCAGAGCTGGTAGGAAATTAAATGATCTAGTCCCATACCCCTCATCAataaatgtggagaaattggggcCAGATGGGTGAAGCAACTTGACCAAGGACTCATAGCTGGAGTTGGACCCTAACACTCCCTCACCTCACAATTATGCCACGTTTCCTACCACATGTGCACTGAGCGAAAATTCCAATATGAAGAAAGGGTGACGGAGAGGGAGTAAAGCAGAGGGGTCGTGGAGTCAAATTCTCAGAACGAACCTTGAATCGGAGGACACCAGTCAGCAGAGGGTGGGCAGGCTTGACCTCACAGGCTGAATGTGTTTTGTTTGGTTCACATggcgttttgttttttttttaatttgaagaagtTGCcgacctcaaaaaaaaaagttcatatcAAAATCCAGATTATCAGCTTCTCTTGAAAACAGCTGGGCCATCTAGCCACACTGGGCCTGCCTTCAAGCCTGACAACCATTGGCTGGAGCCATGCGCTGGGGTTTCCAGAGTCCTTGGTTTGGGGCAAGCTCAGCGTTCTTCCCTCATTTTTGTTAGCTGCTTGGCCAACATGTAGGTATGTGAGTGTGTGACTCCTGCCTTAAATGAAGGCATTGGAAAATTATAcagacatctttttttctttttttgcggtacgcgggcctctcactgttgtggcctctcccattgcggagcacaggctccggacgcgcaggctcagcggccatggctcacgggcccagccgcttcgcggcatgtggtatcttcccggaccggggcacgaacccgcgtgccctgcatcagcaggcagactctcaaccactgcgccaccagggaagcccccaggcatcTTTTTTTGTGGCAACTATCTGCCTGCATGTTCCATCTCCCTACGAAGTATAAGCCCCTAAGAGCACTTGCCATGTCTTAGAAAACTTTGAAAGAAGTAATATTTGTTTAGCATTTTATACCTTCCAAAGAGCATTTCTGTACATGATCACATAGAATACTCAGTAACTTAGTGATGTAGGTCTTATTGTAACTGaaagtggggtccagctgctcGCGGCCCAAGAGCCattaaagaggcaaggttggtggaaaggaaagtttgctttatttcagaggccGGCAACTGGCGGGAGGGCAGACGCCTGTCCAGGGTCgaccctcccccccgccccccattgacaatcagggggcaagagcttttatagacggagggagggggctacatgcagaaacagcacagtcagctccgacagtcatcttgaaattggtcatcgctggtctgaccagtgtcatcttgattgttttaagtacaattaatcttcagttccagggttgcTTTGTTCCCACTTCCTTGAGGCcaattctcagaattgtggctgtttatgtcatggctacagcctggtcatcatgtagtaaCTTCTTCCAACTGacgggggtttcagtatctataagacagctcacagggtGTGGCTCAGAAtcttatctatagcccttgaggaggaactaaatgtccttgactttgcttaatgactaaaatattattatttggtctcctttgactgttttcctttgtttctgcattttctcgcttctctgattaaacttattctttggctaaaggttttctacagacaaaaggcaggctaaGGACATGGTGGGGGACCACAGagtcctgctccatttcattaTTAATCTAATTATGAAtccaatttactttaaaaaaattttttcctatcagaggagaaaacagaatcaGAAAGGCTATGATTTGCCAAAGATCAGCCAACCATTGAATGTGGAGGTGGGTGTGGAGGGCTCCCGCTGTTTGGGGCTGCCCGgtatctgttttcctttcttccggATGTAACAACTTAATTTTCCTTTGGGGAACTATTCCTTTTCCTCACAGCCCTTGAGTTTGGGTGAGGCTGACCCCATGGGAGTGCAACTAAGTCCTGTCCAATAAGAGTTCCGATTATCCCTAACCTCAGTGATTGGTTTAGATGTGAACATGTGAcccaagctgggccaatcagagcTAATCAGTACCAGTCCTAGGACTTTTGCtggaactctttttttcttgattgctCCCAGTTAAGACCAGCCTCCCCATTCTTCAGACTTCTGTGGGCAAGTGACGTGGGAGTCCTAGGAGCTCCCCAGCTCTGCAAAATACCACCGTACCCCTGCCCTCCAGAACGCTGCTGACAGGAGTAACATGGGCTCTGAACTCTGCCTGCTCCTAGAAGGACCTCCTgcttctcacctccctcccttccagtCCTCGCTGACCCACCACCACTCTCTGCCTTGAGACCACCAACACTTATCTCAACACATTCATTATCTGCTTATATCAGTCTCCCCAGAAGTGCAGGACACCCAGGTCACCCCATATTCCCAGGATGCTAATCCTCGTACTGCTTTATAAGCAATGAggcacacacaccaccaccacccccaccccgcaatCCCTTTCCCTGTGTTTTTAGTTTCCGTACAATTTGCATTCTGAACATCCacagttacttattttttttcttccccaacttTATAAAGATGTAATGGACTCAAAACAATGTGCAAGTTTAAAGTGCAGAGTGTTTATTTGATACACACATATTGCAAAGTGATTACCACCACAGCTTAGCTAACACCTGCATCACATCCCacaattaccatttcttttttgtggtgagactAAGATTTACTCTTAGAGAAGTTACTTGTTTCCTTTATGTCTGTTTCTCCCCGCTAGAATGCAAGCCTTATGAGGAAAGGGACCATTCCTGTTTGATACACTGCCATGTATTCccagtacttagaacagtgtgtAGGCTAAGGGGGGTTCGGTaatattgaattaatgaataaatatgcCCAGGCTGTTTTGATGGGGATAAGCCCACTTGAGAAAGAAAGCAATAGAGAAGAAAGCAGATGCatgaggagggaagaaaaatattcctgcattttaaaaaccttgtcttagtcagcttgggctgctataacaaaacactatagactgggtggcttaaaccacagaaatctCTTTGCTCACAGCTCttgaggctgaaagtccaagatcaagtacCAGCATGGTTGAGCTCTGGTAAGGctctcctcctggcttgcagatggcctccttctcactgtgtcctcacagggcctCTCCTcaatgtgtaagtgtgtgtgtgtgtgtgtgtgtgtagagtgctctctcttcctcttcctagaAGCCGCCAATCCTATCAGATTAGGTCTCCACCCTTATGAGCTTATTTAACCCTAAGTACCTCCTAACAGtcccatttccaaatacagtcacattgaatATCAGGGCTTCATTGTATGAATTTTGggaaggacacaattcagtccatagcaccctGACCCCAGATGTGCCTTAAACTTTTCAGTGACGTGAAGCGATaatttcttctgcttattttctgCCTTAAACCGGATTGAGTTTGGTTTCTTAAAAACCAAATTTAAAGAAGCCTAACCACTCCccaacaaaaaagacaaacaacccaatttgaAAAATGGGCTAagcgtggtccagtgggtaagactctgcactcccaatgcagggggtccaggttcgatccctggtcagggaactagatcctgcatgcatgctacAACTgagtccgcacaccgcaactaagaagtccgcatgctgcaactaaaagatcccatatgctgcaactaagacctggcacagcctaaaataaataaataaataatttttaaaatgtttttttaaaatgggctAAGAATGGAAGAgagagttctccaaagaagatatacaaatggcccatAAGCACACAGCATGACTAGTcatggagaaatgcaaatcaaaaccacagtgagatactacttcatTTCTATTAGGATGGCTAATATCCACACCCAAAAATGTTCTCATTGTAGTAACATTGTTGACCAGGTTGTACAGAAGtgggaacacttgtgcattgctggtgggaatattaAATAGTGCAGCTGCTGTGAAGACGGTATGATAATTCCtccaaaagttaaacacagaactgccatatgatccagccgtTCTACTTCCAGGTGTAcagccaaaagaaatgaaagcaggacCCCAAATGGATATTCGTACACCAATGTGCATATCAGCATTACTCGCAAGGgccaaaaggtgaaaataatgcacgtgtccattaacagatgaatggatagggacttccctggcggtccagtgattaggactcagcgctttcactgcggtggccccgggtgcaatccctggttgggaaactaaaatTCTGCAAGCTGCGCGGctcggccaaaaaaaccccaaacagatgaataaataaacaaaatgtgctatatacATGCCAAAGCCAGTGTTAAGATCAATCCCAAGAACTATACCGATAATGAATTGGAAAACATCACAAGGAGGTTCACCTTGGAGCTGGCAAAGAAGGACTTTATTGGTCCTGGCATTGATGTACCTGCCCCAGACATGAGCACGGGCGAGCGGGAGGTGTCCTGGATTGCTGACGCCTATGCTAGCACCATAGGGCACTATGACATTGATGCCCATGCCTGTGTTACCGGTAAGCCCATCAGACAGGGTGGAATCCACGGACGGATCTTTGCTGCTGGTCATTCCATGGGATTGAAAACTTCATCAATGAGGCTTCTTACATGAGTATTTTAGGAATGACACCAGGATTTGGAGATAAAACATTTGTCGTTCAGGGATTTGGTAATGTGGGCCTGCCCTGTATGAGATATTTACATCATTTTGGTGCTAAATGTGTTGGTGTTGGTGAATCTGATGGGAGCATATGGAATCCAGATGGTATTGACCCAAAGGAGCTGGAAGACTTCAAATTGCAACATGGAACAATCCTGGGCTTCCCCAAAGCAAAGATCTATGAAGGGAGCATCTTGGAGGTGGACTGTGACATATTGATCCTTGCTGCCAGCGAGAAGCAGCTGACCAAGTCCAATACACCCAGAGTCAAAGCCAAGATCACCGCTGAAGGCGCCAACGACCGACAACTCCAGAAGCTGGTAAGATCTTCCTAGAGAGGAACGTCATGGTTATTCCAGATCTCTACTTGAATGCTGGAGGAGTGACAGTATCTTACTTGGAGTGGCTGAAGAATCTAAATCATGTCCGCTATGGCCGTCAGACCTTCAAATATGAAAGGGGTTCTAACTATCACTTGCTCGTGTCTGTTCAAGAGAGTCTGGAAAGGAAATTTGGAAAGCACGGTGGAACTATTCCCATTGTACCCACAGCACAGTTCCAAGACAGGATATCGGGCGCCTCTGAGAAAGACGTCGTGCACTCTGGCTTAGCTTACACCAGGGAGCGCTCTGCCAGGCAAATCATGCGCACGGCCATGAGGTATAACCTAGGCTTGGACCCGAGGACGGCTGCCTATGTCAACGCCATCGAGAAAGTCTTCAAAGCTGGTGTGACCTTCACATAGACGGGATGGGACTGCGGCTGACTGCTTCACTACCCTCCTCACCTCTTCATCCACAGACCTATCACAACTTTACATGTAACCACAGAAATCTCTCTCTCATGACTTAATAGATAATGGACACCATCCTCAACAAGTCAATCCAAACCAGCcccttaagaaaaaaagttaggGGATCATATATAAGCTAATAGGTGATAGTAGAAATTAGCTATGCCAGAGAGCCATTTGGGCATTTTGCCTTTAAATAaagtcttttccctctgcctgtgcTGCCTTGTTCCATGACCGTTTCCCAACACAGTCAGCTGTAGCCCTGGGAAAGCACCTTTTGTCCGAGAGCAGTCAATCCCGTGCCACTTCAGCTCGGGATAGATCCAACAGGTGCTCTGACACATTTAAGAAGCTGGTATATGGCATTTTCAGGAAGTAGGATGGTCCTCAAGTGAGTTATTGGTATTTTACATCAGCAAAATAACTCAGCTTTACAGgttacaaacaaaaaaacctttctctctatgcattttattcttttagaataaaataagtaCATGCTGCTGTAATAAAATTGCCTTTAATCAGTTAACAAGCCTAAACTGGACTCAAGCAGTGAATGTCtgtaaacataataaatgaaaaaagctaGTATTTTTATAACATAAAACACTCTCATTTATAACTTATCGATTGCATATTGTCatccagcaaaaataaaaagcctgGTAGGCCATTAAGTTATCTTCATACCTGCAAATGATGGAGGCTATTTTTGTTAAGACTGTCAGAATTTACTAACCACAATTATGACATATAGTCCAAAGAACACAGTAACCTCCTTATAATGTTAATTAATTGTCCTCTTTTGAAGATCTATTGTGTTGACTAATTGAACAATAATTCAAGTAGAGTGCCCCAGAAGAAAACCACCTGGGCTCCGTCTTTGGCGGCTCTGAGCATTGCCAATGGCCCCGACTAGCCCTGACTTTGTGTCCTCATTTAGAGGCCTCATCTTCTGTGCACGGCTTCATTCCCAGTGGGCTGGAAACAACCTGGGGTTGTGTTTTCTTTGGGAGTTGTTTGGCCAGGGCCTTTGGAACAGTAGTGTCCCAATGAGGTACTAGATATTATTTATATAAGAAtgagcttctttttttaataataatattctttCAGAAATTTCTAACTACTTTGTAACTGCATGACTTAACTTGGTGACAAAAGCAGTTATTAAAAAGcctaccttgggcttccctggtggcgcagtggttgagggtccgcctgccgatgtaggggatgcaggttcgtgccccggtccgggaggatcccacatgccgcggagcggctgggcccgtgagccatggccgctgagcctgcgcgtccggagcctgtgctccgcaacgggagaggccacagcagtgagaggccctcataccgcaaaaaaaaagaaaaaaagcctaccttttacagaaagaaaaaacaaaaaaggaggaaattctgGCATATGCTATGACATAGGTGAACCACAAGGACACCATGCTACTGACATAAGCCAGTTgcaaaatgacaaatattgtacGATTCCCCTTATATGAGGTTCCTAGGATaataaaattcatagagacagaaagcagaatggtgattgccagaggctgggggaagggggaaatggacagctattgtttaatgggtacagagtttcagttcggGGAAAATGACAAGGTTCTGAAGATGGTTATACAGCAGTgtggatgtacttaatgccactgaacttaagaaaaagttaaacttttttttttaacaggaaagtttattttaaatttgacaaTCACTTGAAAATGGTAAACTTCACCATATgcatattttaccataataacaaaaagaaacctaACCAGTACATAGATCTCAAACCCAAATCTTTAGACTCCAAACCCTGTGTCTCCTTCCATCACTTGTGCTCTCCAGCTCAAACGCCCTACACATCATTTGTGCTTCATAAAAACCAGGTGAACAAGTTtattaatacataaatgaatgaatgcattaatGCTTATTTTTAGTTAACCTGCGGGCTTTTCATCTCCTGGCAAAAAGCAAACGTTTTAATCTGTAGTCCTTAACAGTCTGGAAAGTATCATGAAAGTTCAACCCAGTTTCTTACTGCAGGAAGCCTAGAGGCATGTCCCTACCACATAGTGAAGTTCACACTGACATGTCCATATTTAGCACAGGAGAGTTTATTTGCCTGTGTACGTATATATCGAGTGTGACCTTGGAGCAGAAACACCTTAAAGGCAGACACACTTTTCTTTGTATCATTCACAATAGCTAGTTCAGGGAGTTTATATACTCAGCTGCTACCCCAGAGCCCTGGTAAACATGGTAGCTGGGCAAAAGTAGCTTTGAGATAAGCTCTGGGCTTTACTTCACTCCCTCACCAAGCCCTGGTGACGTTTACATTCTAAATGTTTAGATGTCATCCTCATTGCCAC contains:
- the LOC136126481 gene encoding LOW QUALITY PROTEIN: glutamate dehydrogenase 1, mitochondrial-like (The sequence of the model RefSeq protein was modified relative to this genomic sequence to represent the inferred CDS: inserted 2 bases in 2 codons); translation: MCYIHAKASVKINPKNYTDNELENITRRFTLELAKKDFIGPGIDVPAPDMSTGEREVSWIADAYASTIGHYDIDAHACVTGKPIRQGGIHGRIFAAGXFHGIENFINEASYMSILGMTPGFGDKTFVVQGFGNVGLPCMRYLHHFGAKCVGVGESDGSIWNPDGIDPKELEDFKLQHGTILGFPKAKIYEGSILEVDCDILILAASEKQLTKSNTPRVKAKITAEGANXPTTPEAGKIFLERNVMVIPDLYLNAGGVTVSYLEWLKNLNHVRYGRQTFKYERGSNYHLLVSVQESLERKFGKHGGTIPIVPTAQFQDRISGASEKDVVHSGLAYTRERSARQIMRTAMRYNLGLDPRTAAYVNAIEKVFKAGVTFT